The following proteins are encoded in a genomic region of Tenacibaculum sp. 190524A05c:
- a CDS encoding metal-dependent hydrolase — translation MKITFYGHACFGIEIANTHILIDPFITGNPKASHIDINQIKADYILVTHAHQDHILDVEAVAKNTGAVIVSNYEIYMHYTAKDFKAHPLNHGGTFRTESFSAKYVNAIHTSSFPDGSYGGQPGGFVITAGDKSLYVAGDTAVTMDMKLIPMSTQLTASILPIGDNFTMGVEDAIIATDLVACDKVIGCHFNTFPPIEINVDDAKKKFTEANKELLILEIGTSVEI, via the coding sequence TCCTTTTATTACGGGAAACCCGAAAGCTTCACATATAGATATTAATCAAATTAAAGCTGATTATATATTGGTAACTCATGCACACCAAGATCATATTTTAGATGTTGAAGCTGTAGCTAAAAATACTGGAGCTGTAATTGTATCTAATTATGAAATTTATATGCACTATACAGCAAAAGATTTCAAAGCACATCCATTGAATCATGGAGGAACTTTTAGAACAGAATCTTTTTCTGCTAAATATGTAAATGCAATACATACCTCTTCTTTTCCAGATGGAAGCTATGGAGGTCAACCGGGCGGATTTGTAATTACTGCAGGTGATAAATCATTATACGTTGCAGGTGATACTGCAGTTACTATGGATATGAAGTTAATTCCAATGTCTACTCAATTAACAGCATCTATTTTACCAATTGGCGACAATTTTACTATGGGTGTTGAAGATGCAATCATCGCTACGGATTTAGTAGCTTGTGATAAAGTAATTGGTTGTCATTTTAATACATTTCCACCAATTGAAATTAATGTAGATGATGCTAAGAAAAAGTTTACCGAAGCAAACAAAGAATTATTAATCCTAGAAATAGGCACATCTGTAGAAATTTAA
- a CDS encoding SRPBCC family protein — MKRIKIILGIIIAFAVIFLSTGLIFKETAYTTQVEVHKPLAEVFSVFNDSSKINNWIPELKSIEPIDVKPEKTGSTYKMVVSDPKGQEITLREKIMAFVPNEKVTLFFNTDVMFKKDDYTFNFNNGVTTITNNSICRGNSYLFSCVLPYFKSKIKEQDQEHLNNFKSFIEKN, encoded by the coding sequence ATGAAGAGAATCAAAATTATATTAGGAATCATAATAGCCTTTGCGGTTATTTTCTTGTCAACGGGATTAATTTTTAAAGAAACAGCTTACACAACACAGGTTGAAGTTCATAAACCATTAGCTGAAGTGTTTTCAGTTTTTAATGACAGTTCAAAAATCAACAACTGGATTCCAGAGTTAAAATCAATTGAACCAATTGATGTAAAACCAGAGAAAACGGGTAGTACGTACAAAATGGTTGTGAGTGATCCAAAGGGACAAGAAATTACATTAAGGGAAAAGATTATGGCTTTTGTTCCGAATGAAAAAGTTACCCTGTTTTTTAATACAGATGTAATGTTTAAAAAAGATGATTACACTTTTAATTTTAATAATGGAGTAACTACTATTACGAATAATTCTATTTGTAGAGGTAACTCATATTTGTTCAGTTGTGTTCTTCCATATTTTAAATCTAAAATAAAAGAACAAGATCAAGAGCATCTAAATAATTTCAAATCATTCATAGAGAAAAATTAA
- a CDS encoding o-succinylbenzoate synthase yields the protein MKAKFYKYVLNFKQPSGTSRGVLRTKETYFLVLSKDGNEGVGECGLFRGLSIDDTPDYEEKLNWVCENINLDLKELLQETIEYPSIQFGLEQAFLSLKSSNKFELYPSDFTKNQNPISINGLIWMGDKQFMKTQIQDKIEQGFSCIKMKIGAIDFEEELRLLEFIRSQFSEKDIELRVDANGAFSPDTALEKLEKLSKYKLHSIEQPIKQGQWNEMAKLCETTPLPIALDEELIGVFHKTKKEELIEAIQPQYIILKPSLVGGIGGSNEWIEISENNNIGWWITSALESNIGLNAIAQWTYTLKSNMPQGLGTGGLFTNNFDSPLYVERGSLVYDPKLNWEFNLS from the coding sequence ATAAAGGCAAAATTCTACAAGTACGTTTTAAATTTTAAACAACCTAGCGGAACTTCAAGAGGAGTTTTAAGAACTAAAGAAACTTACTTTTTAGTATTAAGTAAGGACGGAAACGAAGGTGTTGGAGAATGTGGATTGTTTAGAGGTTTGAGTATTGATGATACACCAGATTATGAAGAGAAGTTGAACTGGGTATGTGAAAACATTAACTTAGATTTAAAGGAGTTACTTCAGGAAACTATTGAGTATCCTTCAATTCAGTTTGGTTTAGAACAAGCATTTTTATCATTAAAGAGTTCGAATAAATTCGAATTATATCCTTCTGATTTTACGAAAAATCAAAATCCAATTTCAATAAATGGATTGATCTGGATGGGAGATAAGCAATTCATGAAAACCCAAATTCAGGATAAAATTGAACAAGGATTTTCATGTATAAAAATGAAAATCGGAGCTATTGACTTTGAGGAGGAATTGCGATTATTAGAATTTATCAGATCACAATTTTCTGAGAAAGATATAGAATTAAGAGTTGATGCTAATGGCGCTTTTTCTCCGGATACTGCACTGGAAAAGTTAGAAAAATTGTCTAAGTATAAATTACATTCTATAGAACAACCAATTAAACAAGGTCAATGGAATGAAATGGCTAAACTCTGCGAAACTACACCGCTTCCCATTGCTTTAGATGAGGAATTAATTGGTGTTTTTCATAAGACTAAAAAAGAAGAGTTAATAGAAGCAATACAACCACAATATATTATTTTAAAACCAAGCCTAGTTGGAGGAATTGGTGGAAGTAATGAATGGATAGAGATTTCTGAAAATAATAATATTGGTTGGTGGATTACATCTGCTCTTGAGAGTAATATTGGTTTAAATGCCATTGCACAGTGGACTTATACGTTAAAAAGTAACATGCCACAAGGTTTGGGAACTGGAGGATTATTTACAAATAATTTTGATAGCCCTCTTTATGTGGAACGAGGAAGTTTGGTGTATGATCCAAAACTCAATTGGGAATTTAATTTAAGTTAA
- a CDS encoding CPBP family intramembrane glutamic endopeptidase, giving the protein MNYIQQAYKGDLGFWKYTVIPVLFIGMVVLNMIAIEMFDIDQGQVIRDEIAKKGENLMLIESLATFVVFLAVLLLWVKFIHRQSLTSLTTSRSKIDWKRIWFAFFVWGGITAAYVFVGYLIDPDALQWNFKPNKFLGLLVIGVLMIPLQTSFEEYLFRGYLLQGMGAKLKNRMIPLIVTSVIFGLLHFANPEVGKFGNVVMLYYIGTGLFLGIITLLDEGLELALGFHAANNLIGALLVTADWTAFQTNSIFKDLSEPNVYINILIPVFIFYPLLLLLFAKKYSWNNWKEKIMGKVERPTDIDPINEIEGIV; this is encoded by the coding sequence ATGAACTACATACAACAAGCATATAAAGGCGATTTAGGATTTTGGAAGTATACCGTTATTCCAGTTTTATTTATTGGAATGGTTGTGCTCAATATGATTGCTATTGAAATGTTTGATATCGATCAAGGTCAAGTAATCAGAGATGAAATAGCAAAAAAAGGAGAAAATTTAATGCTGATTGAATCGTTAGCAACCTTTGTCGTTTTTCTTGCTGTGTTATTATTGTGGGTTAAATTTATTCATAGACAATCCTTAACATCACTAACAACTTCAAGGAGTAAGATAGATTGGAAACGTATTTGGTTCGCTTTTTTTGTCTGGGGTGGAATTACAGCCGCTTATGTTTTTGTAGGCTATTTAATTGATCCAGATGCGCTTCAATGGAATTTTAAACCGAATAAGTTTTTAGGTTTATTAGTAATTGGTGTTTTAATGATTCCGTTACAAACAAGTTTTGAGGAATATTTATTCAGAGGATATCTATTACAAGGAATGGGAGCAAAGCTTAAAAATAGAATGATTCCATTGATTGTTACTTCGGTAATTTTCGGACTTTTACATTTTGCAAATCCAGAAGTTGGTAAATTTGGAAATGTTGTAATGCTTTATTACATAGGGACTGGATTGTTTTTAGGTATTATTACGCTATTAGATGAAGGATTGGAATTGGCTTTAGGATTTCATGCTGCTAATAATTTGATAGGTGCTTTATTGGTAACAGCAGATTGGACAGCCTTCCAAACGAATTCAATATTTAAAGATCTTTCTGAACCAAATGTGTATATAAATATTTTAATTCCAGTATTCATATTCTATCCTTTGTTATTGTTGCTTTTTGCTAAAAAGTATTCTTGGAATAATTGGAAAGAGAAGATAATGGGTAAAGTAGAAAGACCAACTGATATAGATCCAATTAATGAAATAGAAGGTATCGTTTAA
- a CDS encoding AMP-binding protein: MDFIKTHPRFKLNGNNFQTKHELLEYADQFSSSVKAFLEDWFNDDAFVIVQTSGSTGKPKPIKLQKDHMINSAKATGEFFSLKENTTALLCMSSEYIAGKMMLVRAMVLGWNIDVVEPVSNPLKGVDKNYDFSAMVPMQLQNSLKELHKVKSLIVGGGVVSETLKQQISDVQTKVYATYGMTETITHIAVKKLNHFNTVPAFYKILPNVDISVDSRGCLIINASKVAKDLVVTNDVVQLVSENEFEWLGRYDNVINSGGIKLHPEKIEHKLSKVIQNRFFVAGITDELLGEKLVLIIEDKEGEINVEKLLNVISKNKDVTKYEIPKEVFFVEEFIETETKKIQRSKTLDLIIK; this comes from the coding sequence ATGGATTTCATAAAAACACATCCTCGTTTTAAATTAAACGGAAATAATTTCCAAACGAAGCATGAGCTTTTAGAATATGCGGATCAATTTTCGTCTTCTGTAAAAGCTTTTTTAGAAGATTGGTTTAATGATGATGCTTTTGTAATAGTTCAAACTTCCGGATCAACGGGAAAGCCGAAACCAATCAAACTACAAAAAGATCATATGATAAACTCTGCTAAAGCAACGGGAGAGTTTTTTAGTTTAAAAGAAAATACCACAGCGTTACTCTGTATGTCTTCGGAGTACATCGCAGGAAAAATGATGTTGGTTAGAGCAATGGTTTTAGGTTGGAATATTGATGTTGTAGAGCCTGTATCTAATCCTTTGAAAGGAGTTGATAAAAATTACGATTTCTCGGCAATGGTTCCAATGCAGCTTCAAAATTCGTTGAAAGAACTGCATAAAGTAAAAAGTTTAATTGTTGGTGGAGGTGTAGTTTCAGAAACATTAAAACAACAAATTTCAGACGTTCAGACTAAAGTGTATGCCACATATGGAATGACGGAAACTATTACTCATATAGCAGTTAAAAAATTAAATCACTTTAATACAGTTCCTGCTTTTTATAAGATTTTACCAAATGTAGATATCAGTGTAGATTCTAGAGGATGCTTAATTATAAACGCTTCGAAAGTTGCTAAGGACCTTGTGGTAACTAATGATGTGGTACAATTAGTTTCTGAAAATGAGTTTGAATGGTTGGGTAGATACGATAACGTGATTAATTCTGGAGGAATTAAATTACATCCTGAGAAAATTGAACATAAACTATCAAAGGTAATTCAGAATCGATTTTTTGTAGCAGGAATTACTGATGAATTGTTAGGAGAGAAGTTAGTCTTAATCATTGAGGATAAAGAAGGTGAAATTAACGTTGAGAAGTTGTTAAATGTTATTTCTAAAAATAAGGATGTAACTAAGTATGAAATTCCTAAAGAAGTTTTTTTTGTTGAGGAATTTATAGAAACGGAAACAAAAAAAATCCAACGTTCGAAAACATTGGATTTAATTATTAAATAA